A DNA window from Vigna angularis cultivar LongXiaoDou No.4 chromosome 1, ASM1680809v1, whole genome shotgun sequence contains the following coding sequences:
- the LOC108324694 gene encoding protein FAR-RED IMPAIRED RESPONSE 1-like, with amino-acid sequence MSTTQRSESINAFFDGYINSQTTLQEFVKQYDNALQHKTEKESLADFTSLNTTLPCGSQSLIERQFQKHYTHAKFAEIQSEFRGKINCFVDGVVVQDNSSLYNVMEDSIHNEIREERVFMVTYQRDTMDVNCSCLLFEFRGIICRHSICVLAQERVTELPAKYILTRWCENVRRKHTYIRASYHNKEKDPHIERYDNLCKNFGDIAEIACESIHLTQLLVDNLSSFVKKHGLQISPSPYVNNNSHTQEEHLHDSEIGHDVDTTIYNVQIQSPKSVKRKGRPRTTRLKSTTERITRKKPSTKASSLTFIGIAETMMEVPNTTFSNNIDVTQNTRYTTPNSIGPASTMQSSGFMSLLISLHNDMQNTQSSTSNIDNVFG; translated from the exons ATGTCAACCACTCAAAGAAGCGAGAGCATCAATGCATTCTTTGATGGATATATTAACTCACAAACAACTCTTCAAGAATTTGTTAAACAATATGACAATGCACTACAACACAAGACAGAAAAAGAGAGCCTAGCTGACTTCACATCATTAAACACAACTCTTCCATGCGGGTCACAATCACTCATAGAGCGACAATTCCAAAAGCATTACACACATGCTAAGTTTGCAGAAATACAGTCCGAATTTAGaggtaaaattaattgtttcgtTGATGGTGTTGTGGTACAAGATAATTCATCGTTGTACAATGTCATGGAGGACTCCATTCATAACGAAATAAGGGAAGAGAGGGTATTCATGGTTACATATCAGCGAGACACAATGGATGTTAATTGTAGTTGTTTGCTTTTTGAGTTTAGGGGCATTATATGTAGACATTCTATATGTGTTTTGGCACAAGAGCGAGTAACAGAGCTTCCTGCTAAGTACATACTCACAAGATGGTGTGAAAATGTCCGCAGAAAGCACACGTATATTAGAGCATCATACCACAACAAGGAAAAGGATCCCCATATTGAACGCTATGATAACTTATGCAAGAATTTTGGAGATATTGCTGAGATTGCTTGTGAGTCAATACACTTGACACAATTATTGGTTGACAACCTTAGTTCCTTTGTCAAGAAGCATGGATTACAAATTTCACCTTCACCATACGTCAACAACAATAGCCACACACAAGAAGAACACCTACATGATAGTGAAATAGGTCATGATGTTGACACAACTATATACAATGTTCAAATCCAAAGCCCAAAATCTGTGAAGCGAAAGGGACGACCTAGGACAACAAGGTTGAAATCCACAACGGAGAGAATAACAAGGAAGAAACCATCAACAAAAGCTAGTAGTCTAACATTCATTGGTATTGCT GAAACTATGATGGAGGTACCAAATACAACATTCAGCAACAACATTGATGTCACACAGAACACACGTTACACAACACCCAACTCAATTGGACCG GCATCAACTATGCAATCCTCTGGGTTCATGTCACTGTTGATATCATTACACAATGACATGCAAAACACACAATCATCCACTAGTAATATTGACAATGTATTTGGATAA
- the LOC108330282 gene encoding uncharacterized protein LOC108330282 has protein sequence MPSFNDGMEGPSTDDKARDLAVVNFVDGGVEGPSINENIVFSNVYRTCTSGLCNDGAEVLLEVSNNMLTIVDFKCLRPRGKIDNMVMLSAIGMIVYNQLQISGMIKRCCLNPFFATMVMERMKIPKKKREALPATDYHHFFQPQSFPLNVLLTSEFLFVPTVGDDHWWCYVVNCQSREMFILDSLGHKRRHRKRIDKAMVATLQELFNMIDIDSNCKEQELKVIEEDLSVQPNTYDCGILVIKYIELWDHTPKFDGKKMPDYTMEQLQVLREQMVCQWILHEDNVHRTRVLQKCGMGSFRH, from the exons ATGCCATCTTTTAATGATGGTATGGAAGGGCCTTCGACAGATGACAAAGCAAGAGATTTGGCTGTTGTCAATTTTGTGGATGGGGGTGTGGAGGGACCCTCCATAAATGAGAACATTGTTTTTTCAAATGTTTACAGAACTTGCACTTCGGGGCTTTGTAATGATGGTGCTGA AGTACTTTTGGAGGTGTCAAACAACATGTTGACCATAGTAGACTTCAAATGCTTACGACCACGTGGAAAAATTGATAACATG GTTATGTTGTCTGCCATTGGGATGATTGTGTATAATCAATTGCAAATATCTGGAATGATTAAACGGTGTTGTTTGAATCCATTTTTTGCG ACAATGGTTATGGAGAGAATGAAGATTCCCAAAAAAAAGCGAGAAGCATTGCCAGCAACAGATTATCATCATTTCTTCCAACCTCAATCATTTCCATTAAATGTGTTGTTAACATCTGAATTT TTATTTGTGCCCACTGTTGGTGATGACCATTGGTGGTGCTACGTTGTAAACTGTCAATCAAGAGAAATGTTTATTTTGGATTCTCTTGGTCACAAAAGGCGGCATAGAAAAAGAATTGACAAGGCTATG GTTGCCACTTTGCAAGAATTATTCAATATGATTGACATAGACTCAAACTGTAAGGAGCAGGAATTGAAAGTGATCGAAGAAGATTTGTCTGTGCAACCAAATAC GTATGATTGTGGTATATTGGTCATCAAGTATATTGAGTTATGGGATCATACACCTAAATTTGATGGGAAAAAAATGCCCGATTACACAATG GAACAATTACAAGTTCTGCGAGAACAAATGGTTTGTCAGTGGATATTACACGAAGATAATGTTCATCGTACAAGGGTATTGCAGAAATGTGGGATGGGATCCTTTAGGCATTGA